The following proteins are encoded in a genomic region of Arachis stenosperma cultivar V10309 chromosome 4, arast.V10309.gnm1.PFL2, whole genome shotgun sequence:
- the LOC130973244 gene encoding glucomannan 4-beta-mannosyltransferase 1-like isoform X4 codes for MIAVAAVEKSKFYRFDKEGNRWKERTYGTVKFPKNKNFSQELQKLEEYCMNQKSIDSMYKVSIGAACNLSWPAGCLVIQVLDDLYGPRG; via the exons ATGATCGCTGTCGCAGCTGTTGA GAAATCGAAGTTTTACAGATTCGACAAGGAAGGGAACCGGTGGAAGGAGAGAACATATGGTACCGTCAAGTTTCCGAAGAACAAG AACTTCTCTCAAGAGCTTCAAAAGCTTGAGGAGTATTGCATGAACCAGAAATCCATTGATTCAATG TACAAGGTTTCCATTGGAGCAGCTTGTAATCTTTCTTGGCCTGCTGGCTGTCTCGTGATCCAAGTACTAGATGATTTATACGGACCCCGTGGTTAA
- the LOC130973244 gene encoding uncharacterized protein LOC130973244 isoform X1, translating into MREEEPSPNASPPLEELCSSSPPRRGKRSCSLASHRRASWLPMREPREPLPSREGGRARGSPQKSKFYRFDKEGNRWKERTYGTVKFPKNKNFSQELQKLEEYCMNQKSIDSMYKVSIGAACNLSWPAGCLVIQVLDDLYGPRG; encoded by the exons ATGAGAGAGGAGGAGCCGTCACCAAACGCGTCGCCGCCGCTGGAGGAGCTTTGCTCTTCGTCGCCGCCGAGGAGGGGAAAGAGGAGTTGCTCCCTCGCCAGTCACCGTCGTGCTTCCTGGTTGCCGATGAGGGAGCCGCGAGAACCGTTGCCGTCGCGAGAAGGGGGACGCGCAAGAGGGAGCCCTCA GAAATCGAAGTTTTACAGATTCGACAAGGAAGGGAACCGGTGGAAGGAGAGAACATATGGTACCGTCAAGTTTCCGAAGAACAAG AACTTCTCTCAAGAGCTTCAAAAGCTTGAGGAGTATTGCATGAACCAGAAATCCATTGATTCAATG TACAAGGTTTCCATTGGAGCAGCTTGTAATCTTTCTTGGCCTGCTGGCTGTCTCGTGATCCAAGTACTAGATGATTTATACGGACCCCGTGGTTAA
- the LOC130973244 gene encoding uncharacterized protein LOC130973244 isoform X3 translates to MREEEPSPNASPPLEELCSSSPPRRGKRSCSLASHRRASWLPMREPREPLPSREGGRARGSPQKSKFYRFDKEGNRWKERTYGTVKFPKNKYKVSIGAACNLSWPAGCLVIQVLDDLYGPRG, encoded by the exons ATGAGAGAGGAGGAGCCGTCACCAAACGCGTCGCCGCCGCTGGAGGAGCTTTGCTCTTCGTCGCCGCCGAGGAGGGGAAAGAGGAGTTGCTCCCTCGCCAGTCACCGTCGTGCTTCCTGGTTGCCGATGAGGGAGCCGCGAGAACCGTTGCCGTCGCGAGAAGGGGGACGCGCAAGAGGGAGCCCTCA GAAATCGAAGTTTTACAGATTCGACAAGGAAGGGAACCGGTGGAAGGAGAGAACATATGGTACCGTCAAGTTTCCGAAGAACAAG TACAAGGTTTCCATTGGAGCAGCTTGTAATCTTTCTTGGCCTGCTGGCTGTCTCGTGATCCAAGTACTAGATGATTTATACGGACCCCGTGGTTAA
- the LOC130973244 gene encoding uncharacterized protein LOC130973244 isoform X2, which translates to MREEEPSPNASPPLEELCSSSPPRRGKRSCSLASHRRASWLPMREPREPLPSREGGRARGSPQKSKFYRFDKEGNRWKERTYGTVKFPKNKNFSQELQKLEEYCMNQKSIDSMGSCETFWSWSWSWCSSQPYQALCTI; encoded by the exons ATGAGAGAGGAGGAGCCGTCACCAAACGCGTCGCCGCCGCTGGAGGAGCTTTGCTCTTCGTCGCCGCCGAGGAGGGGAAAGAGGAGTTGCTCCCTCGCCAGTCACCGTCGTGCTTCCTGGTTGCCGATGAGGGAGCCGCGAGAACCGTTGCCGTCGCGAGAAGGGGGACGCGCAAGAGGGAGCCCTCA GAAATCGAAGTTTTACAGATTCGACAAGGAAGGGAACCGGTGGAAGGAGAGAACATATGGTACCGTCAAGTTTCCGAAGAACAAG AACTTCTCTCAAGAGCTTCAAAAGCTTGAGGAGTATTGCATGAACCAGAAATCCATTGATTCAATG GGAAGCTGTGAAACATTTTGGTCCTGGTCCTGGTCCTGGTGTTCCTCACAGCCATACCAAGCCTTATGTACGATCTAA